A single genomic interval of Pseudochaenichthys georgianus chromosome 3, fPseGeo1.2, whole genome shotgun sequence harbors:
- the vat1l gene encoding synaptic vesicle membrane protein VAT-1 homolog-like isoform X2: MAKEGADMTEETQFMIDTNPGKEPEHVESSGDAKEMRAVVLAGFGGLNKLRVTKKAMPEPQDGEVKIRVKACGLNFLDLMVRQGSIDNPPKLPIVPGFECSGIVESVGENTAGFEIGDRVMAFVNYNAWAEVVCTPADFVYKMPEEMSFAEAAAFSLNFVAAYMMLFEVANLREGMSVLVHSAGGGVGQAVAQLCSTVPNVTVFGIASCSKHAAIRDSVTHLFDRNVDYMQEVQKISPEGVDIVLDCLCGENTAKGLTLLRPLGTYILYGASNMVTGETKSFFSFAKSWWQVEKVNPIKLYEENKVIAGFSLLNLLFKHGKCNLVKSVMDKLLCLFDQKKIKPVVDSLWALEEVKEAMQRIHDRGNVGKLILDVEKSPTPLGT; this comes from the exons ATGGCTAAAGAAGGAGCAGATATGACGGAGGAGACCCAGTTCATGATAGACACAAATCCGGGGAAAGAACCAGAACATGTGGAATCATCCGGCGATGCTAAAGAAATGCGAGCTGTGGTGCTGGCAGGTTTCGGAGGTCTTAACAAACTCAGGGTAACCAAGAAGGCAATGCCCGAGCCTCAGGATGGTGAAGTGAAGATACGCGTCAAAGCATG TGGCCTGAATTTCCTGGATCTGATGGTACGTCAGGGGTCTATTGATAATCCTCCAAAACTCCCTATTGTCCCTGGGTTTGAATGCTCTGGGATAGTAGAGTCAGTAGGGGAAAACACAGCCGGATTTGAG ATAGGCGACAGAGTTATGGCATTTGTCAATTACAATGCCTGGGCAGAAGTAGTCTGCACGCCAGCGGATTTTGTCTACAAGATGCCAGAGGAAATGAGTTTTGCTGAGGCTGCTGCATTCTCCCTGAACTTTGTGGCGGCCTATATGATGCTCTTTGAGGTTGCTAATCTTCGAGAGGGGATGTCAGTGTTGGTCCACTCAGCAGGAGGTGGTGTA GGTcaagctgtggctcagctgtgcTCCACAGTGCCTAATGTCACTGTGTTTGGGATCGCCTCATGTTCCAAACACGCAGCCATCAGAGACTCGGTGACTCACCTCTTTGACAGAAATGTTGATTATATGCAAGAAGTACAAAA GATTTCTCCAGAGGGGGTGGACATCGTGTTGGACTGCCTCTGTGGGGAGAACACAGCGAAAGGCCTGACTCTGCTGAGGCCTTTGGGAACCTACATACTATATG GCGCATCAAACATGGTAACTGGGGAAACAAAGAGTTTCTTCAGCTTTGCAAAATCT TGGTGGCAGGTGGAGAAGGTGAACCCTATTAAACTATATGAAGAGAATAAAGTCATAGCAGGATTCTCGCTCCTCAACCTCCTCTTCAAACATGGGAAATGTAATCTCGTGAAATCAGTGATGGACAAACTCTTGTGTCTCTTTGACCAAAAGAAGATCAAGCCGGTAGTGGACTCCCTATGGGCGCTGGAGGAG